The following are from one region of the Syngnathus typhle isolate RoL2023-S1 ecotype Sweden linkage group LG22, RoL_Styp_1.0, whole genome shotgun sequence genome:
- the rad51 gene encoding DNA repair protein RAD51 homolog 1, with protein sequence MAMRCEGAVENEFEEEENCGPQPLSRLEQFGIGASDIKKLEEAGFHTIEAVAYAPKKELLNIKGISEAKADKIRTESAKLVPMGFTTATEFHQRRAEIIQISTGSKELDKLLQGGIETGSITEMFGEFRTGKTQLCHTLAVTCQLPMDQGGGEGKAMYIDTEGTFRPERLLATAERYGLVGSDVLDNVAYARAFNTDHQTQLLYQASAMMAESRYALLIVDSATALYRTDYSGRGELSARQGHLGRFLRMLLRLADEFGVAVVITNQVVAQVDGAAMFSADPKKPIGGNILAHASTTRLYLRKGRGETRICKIYDSPCLPEAEAMFAINADGVGDAKD encoded by the exons CAATTTGGAATAGGTGCCAGTGACATCAAGAAACTAGAGGAAGCAGGTTTCCACACTATTGAGGCTGTGGCCTATGCTCCAAAGAAGGAGCTGCTTAACATAAAAGGAATTAGTGAAGCCAAAGCTGATAAAATCAGA ACTGAATCAGCAAAGCTGGTACCTATGGGCTTCACTACAGCCACAGAGTTCCACCAGAGAAGAGCAGAAATCATCCAAATCTCTACAGGGTCGAAGGAATTGGACAAGCTCCTACAAG GTGGTATCGAGACTGGTTCCAttacagagatgtttggggAGTTTCGGACAGGGAAGACCCAACTGTGCCATACACTCGCTGTCACATGTCAG TTGCCTATGGATCAAGGAGGTGGAGAAGGTAAAGCCATGTACATTGACACAGAAGGGACCTTCAGACCAGAGAGACTCCTGGCTACAGCCGAAAG GTATGGGCTGGTGGGCAGTGATGTTCTGGACAACGTGGCCTACGCTCGAGCTTTCAACACGGATCATCAGACGCAGCTACTGTATCAGGCATCTGCCATGATGGCTGAGTCCAG ATATGCTCTACTAATAGTCGACAGTGCCACAGCTCTATATAGAACGGACTACTCAGGCCGAGGTGAGCTGTCAGCCAGACAAGGACACTTGGGACGCTTTCTTCGTATGCTGCTCAGGCTGGCTGACGAG TTTGGTGTCGCAGTGGTAATAACCAACCAAGTGGTTGCACAGGTAGATGGTGCTGCCATGTTCTCTGCTGATCCAAAGAAGCCAATCGGGGGCAACATTCTGGCTCATGCATCCACTACACG ATTGTATCTGAGAAAAGGCAGAGGAGAAACAAGAATATGTAAAATCTACGATTCACCTTGCCTACCTGAGGCGGAAGCCATGTTTGCCATTAATGCTGATGGAGTTGGGGATGCTAAAGACTGA